From one Plantibacter flavus genomic stretch:
- a CDS encoding class I SAM-dependent methyltransferase — protein MTSSTARERYTLGHHPSVLRTHSWRTAENSAAHLLPHLHAGLQVLDLGSGPGTITLDLARLVAPGSVIGVDASDEVTADARARAAAAGIGNVSFTVGDAYALDLADDSVDVAHVHQLLQHVADPVAVIRELRRVVRPGGVIALREIVYGGAVWYPLSPGLSRWMEVYQELARANGGEPDAGSRLKSWAMEAGLADIRSSASVWSFETPEDREWWGGAWSERARTSSFATQALETGIADDADLALISTAWRDWVDADNGWFAVPHGEIIATVR, from the coding sequence GTGACCTCATCGACCGCTCGCGAGCGCTACACGCTCGGCCACCACCCCAGTGTCCTGCGCACCCATTCCTGGCGCACCGCCGAGAACTCCGCAGCGCACCTGCTCCCCCATCTGCACGCAGGCCTCCAGGTCCTGGACCTCGGCAGCGGGCCGGGCACGATCACGCTCGACCTCGCCCGCCTCGTGGCGCCCGGCAGCGTCATCGGCGTCGACGCCTCGGACGAGGTCACGGCCGACGCCCGAGCCCGCGCGGCCGCCGCCGGCATCGGCAACGTGAGCTTCACCGTCGGTGACGCCTACGCACTCGACCTCGCCGACGACAGCGTCGACGTCGCGCACGTCCACCAGCTCCTCCAGCATGTGGCCGACCCGGTCGCCGTGATCCGCGAACTGCGGCGGGTGGTCCGACCGGGCGGCGTCATCGCCCTGCGCGAGATCGTCTACGGCGGAGCGGTCTGGTACCCGCTGTCCCCCGGACTCAGCCGCTGGATGGAGGTCTACCAGGAGCTCGCCAGGGCGAACGGCGGTGAACCGGATGCCGGGAGCAGGCTCAAGTCCTGGGCGATGGAAGCCGGGCTCGCGGACATCCGGAGCAGCGCGAGTGTCTGGTCGTTCGAGACTCCGGAGGACAGGGAGTGGTGGGGAGGCGCGTGGTCCGAGCGGGCGCGAACCTCCAGTTTCGCCACCCAGGCGCTCGAGACCGGGATCGCGGACGACGCCGACCTCGCGCTGATCTCGACAGCGTGGCGGGACTGGGTCGACGCGGACAACGGATGGTTCGCCGTCCCGCACGGTGAGATCATCGCGACCGTGCGCTGA
- a CDS encoding LCP family protein gives MTSAATAAKPMRYPDTRSREVMTKRAWWLVVLNLLIPGSAQVLAGNRKLGRFGLGFTLFLWLLVVVGIATMFLAREVLFTLATNPIALTVAQVLLVAYAILWVVLTLDTLRLVRLVKASPNARLGVALFTTLAMVLVAGGAGYGAVVAGATRGSISSIFGNTGPSEPPVDGYYNILLLGGDAGPDRDGMRPDSMSVVSINAETGQATTMSMPRDLVDVPFPAGSEMASLYPDGYDDSCDVDVCQLNSIYTEIELKNPELFPKATSEASEPGIEAMKQAAEGITGLHIQWYVLIDMYGFATLIDTLGGVDIDVKERLPMDGDADLENVTAWIEPGQQHMDGWTALMYARSRHSTSDYDRMERQHILQTAMLKQFNPANVLARFQDVAAAGGDVVKTDVPQGMLGYFVNLALKTRELPINSLQFVPPTIDPEEPDYSLIHQMVQDQLFPPSPSPEPDAG, from the coding sequence ATGACGAGTGCAGCCACCGCCGCGAAGCCGATGCGGTATCCCGACACCCGTTCACGCGAGGTGATGACGAAGCGTGCCTGGTGGCTCGTCGTCCTCAACCTCCTGATCCCCGGCTCCGCACAGGTGCTCGCCGGGAACCGGAAGCTCGGCCGGTTCGGCCTCGGGTTCACCCTCTTCCTGTGGCTGCTCGTCGTCGTCGGCATCGCCACGATGTTCCTCGCCCGCGAGGTGCTCTTCACCCTCGCGACGAACCCGATCGCGCTGACCGTCGCCCAGGTCCTCCTCGTCGCCTACGCGATCCTATGGGTCGTGCTGACGCTCGACACCCTGCGGCTCGTCCGCCTCGTGAAGGCCTCACCGAACGCCAGGCTCGGCGTCGCACTGTTCACGACCCTCGCCATGGTCCTGGTCGCCGGTGGCGCCGGGTACGGAGCGGTCGTCGCCGGTGCCACGCGCGGCTCGATCTCCTCCATCTTCGGCAACACGGGTCCCTCGGAGCCGCCGGTCGACGGCTACTACAACATCCTGCTGCTCGGTGGCGACGCCGGCCCCGACCGCGACGGCATGCGGCCGGACAGCATGTCGGTCGTCAGCATCAACGCCGAGACCGGGCAGGCGACGACGATGTCCATGCCGCGCGACCTCGTCGACGTCCCGTTCCCCGCGGGCAGCGAGATGGCGTCCCTGTACCCGGACGGCTACGACGACTCCTGCGATGTCGACGTCTGTCAGCTCAACTCGATCTACACCGAGATCGAGCTGAAGAACCCCGAACTGTTCCCCAAGGCGACGTCCGAGGCGAGTGAGCCCGGCATCGAGGCGATGAAGCAGGCCGCAGAGGGCATCACCGGGCTGCACATCCAGTGGTACGTCCTCATCGACATGTACGGCTTCGCAACGCTGATCGACACGCTCGGTGGAGTCGACATCGACGTCAAGGAGCGGCTCCCGATGGACGGCGACGCCGACCTCGAGAACGTCACGGCGTGGATCGAGCCCGGTCAGCAGCACATGGACGGCTGGACGGCGCTCATGTACGCCAGGTCGCGGCACTCGACGAGCGACTACGACCGCATGGAGCGCCAGCACATCCTGCAGACGGCGATGCTCAAACAGTTCAACCCGGCGAACGTCCTGGCGCGCTTCCAGGACGTGGCAGCCGCGGGCGGCGACGTCGTCAAGACCGATGTGCCGCAGGGCATGCTCGGCTACTTCGTGAACCTCGCGCTCAAGACGCGCGAGCTGCCGATCAACTCCCTGCAGTTCGTCCCGCCGACGATCGATCCGGAAGAGCCCGACTACTCGCTCATCCACCAGATGGTGCAGGATCAGCTGTTCCCGCCGTCGCCGAGCCCGGAGCCCGACGCCGGCTGA
- a CDS encoding glycosyltransferase family 4 protein, giving the protein MTTLRVVVDQIVAPVAGGVGRYSEELTRELIASAPAGCDVEGIVSAVPKEKIDLLESKLPGLAALHRTTLPRRELSAAWQLGIVAPGTANGMVHAPGLLAPLNRHDRINDGNQIVVTIHDTLAWSHPSSLTPMSVAWQKAMVKRARKHADAIVVPTHAVADELRDIVDLGDRVRVIGGAAATTLTIPTDADGRARTLDLPSEYLVSVGSLDPRRGITELITGLGRPGAPDLPLLIVGTDSWGDVTLAQVADEAGLPEGRVRALGFLDDADLAVVLDRATAFVYPSLAEGFGLPLVEAFRFGTPVIHSDVPALVEVGGGAGVVVESGAKGYADRLIATINDVIGDSERLSRLRILGMDREQAFSWRDSAERVWQLHAEI; this is encoded by the coding sequence GTGACCACCCTGCGCGTCGTCGTCGACCAGATCGTCGCGCCGGTCGCCGGTGGCGTCGGTCGATACTCCGAGGAACTCACCCGGGAACTCATCGCGAGCGCCCCGGCGGGATGCGACGTCGAGGGCATCGTCTCGGCGGTGCCGAAGGAGAAGATCGACCTCCTGGAGTCCAAGCTCCCCGGACTGGCGGCGCTGCATCGCACCACGCTGCCGCGTCGCGAGCTCAGTGCCGCCTGGCAGCTCGGCATCGTCGCACCCGGGACGGCGAACGGCATGGTGCACGCCCCGGGGCTCCTCGCCCCACTCAACCGCCACGATCGCATCAACGACGGCAACCAGATCGTCGTCACCATCCACGACACGCTCGCCTGGTCGCACCCCTCGTCACTGACGCCGATGTCGGTGGCCTGGCAGAAGGCGATGGTCAAGCGGGCGCGGAAGCACGCGGACGCCATCGTCGTCCCGACGCATGCGGTCGCCGACGAACTGCGCGACATCGTCGATCTCGGCGATCGTGTCCGGGTCATCGGCGGCGCGGCCGCGACGACACTCACCATCCCCACCGACGCAGACGGGCGCGCACGGACGCTCGACCTCCCGTCCGAATACCTCGTGTCGGTCGGTTCGCTCGACCCCCGCCGCGGGATCACGGAGCTCATCACCGGCCTCGGCCGCCCCGGCGCCCCCGACCTCCCGCTGCTCATCGTCGGCACCGACAGCTGGGGCGACGTCACCCTCGCCCAGGTGGCCGATGAAGCCGGCCTGCCGGAGGGGCGGGTGCGTGCACTCGGATTCCTCGACGACGCCGACCTCGCCGTCGTCCTCGACCGCGCGACCGCCTTCGTCTACCCGAGTCTCGCCGAAGGGTTCGGGCTCCCGCTCGTCGAGGCGTTCCGCTTCGGCACGCCCGTCATCCACTCCGACGTGCCGGCGCTCGTCGAGGTCGGCGGTGGAGCCGGCGTCGTGGTCGAGTCCGGAGCCAAGGGGTACGCCGATCGTCTCATCGCCACCATCAACGACGTCATCGGCGACAGCGAACGCCTCTCCCGCCTGCGCATCCTCGGCATGGACCGCGAGCAGGCCTTCAGCTGGCGCGATTCCGCAGAACGCGTCTGGCAGCTGCACGCGGAGATCTGA
- a CDS encoding acyltransferase family protein, translated as MRQVQERTGASPLLGAVPRTQPDIQLLRAIAVLSVVVFHLSSSLLPGGYVGVDVFFVVSGYLITSHLARQATETGRIDLPAFWARRIRRLLPAALLVLAVTAVLIWRLAPPSAWTQFFTETVASATSWENWFLAGSSVDYLAQGSAASPVQHFWSLSVEEQFYLGWPLVVVLCVWLARRRPSDLRRTLGVALGIIGAASLLCSILYTAADPAPAYFATPTRAWEFAAGGLLALLGPVVVVHRTRWRTASGVLGVVLLAVALVAFTERTAFPGIAAALPVLGTLLVIVGGSSTHRWSVTTIARTRASLLLGDLSYSLYLWHWPLIVVAPWVLGVPVALGDPLGWAVATALLVIAVVFSALTKRFVEDPVRRTPVLAHARSARTVLLAGVATALVLCIPTAGLLTVAAEERTLASTVDTYVTDGEPCFGADAAVSDCTNPALADELLPPLSVRTEDTGDTFRCSAAADAPDFPGCTFGSDRPDATRVALTGNSHATMLIPGLVDQLEARNWRLDVYVGKGCEWRAPGPDDSAACDARRTLMQEAFTGGRPYDIILVTSKSPDETSVAEQAAIRGATLAAWGPVLEQGTSIVVLRDNPRVPTEAAACVDRASAAELIAGACAFPVAEAYPTFDLNTATAAMTDGAVPVVDLGELYCAAGTCPLAVGNVLVYRDLHHITATWSRTLGPFLVDRIRAATARG; from the coding sequence GTGAGGCAGGTGCAGGAGCGGACCGGCGCGTCTCCCCTCCTCGGAGCGGTTCCGCGCACACAACCCGACATCCAGCTGCTCCGCGCGATCGCCGTCCTGTCCGTCGTGGTCTTTCACCTGTCGTCGAGCCTCCTGCCCGGTGGGTACGTCGGCGTCGACGTGTTCTTCGTCGTCAGCGGCTATCTGATCACGAGCCACCTCGCACGCCAGGCCACCGAGACGGGCCGCATCGACCTCCCGGCGTTCTGGGCCCGCCGCATCCGGCGACTCCTGCCGGCCGCCCTGCTCGTGCTCGCCGTGACCGCCGTCCTCATCTGGCGGCTGGCTCCGCCGAGCGCCTGGACGCAGTTCTTCACCGAGACCGTGGCGAGCGCGACCTCCTGGGAGAACTGGTTCCTGGCCGGGAGCTCGGTGGACTATCTCGCACAGGGCAGCGCCGCGTCACCGGTCCAGCACTTCTGGTCGCTCTCCGTCGAAGAACAGTTCTACCTCGGCTGGCCGCTCGTCGTCGTGCTGTGCGTGTGGCTCGCCAGGCGTCGACCGTCGGACCTCCGCCGCACCCTCGGTGTGGCGCTCGGGATCATCGGTGCCGCCTCACTCCTGTGCTCGATCCTGTACACGGCGGCGGATCCGGCGCCGGCGTACTTCGCCACACCGACACGTGCCTGGGAATTCGCGGCCGGAGGGCTGCTCGCGCTCCTCGGGCCGGTCGTGGTCGTGCACCGCACCCGGTGGCGGACGGCCTCCGGCGTCCTCGGCGTCGTCCTCCTGGCGGTCGCCCTGGTCGCCTTCACCGAGCGGACGGCGTTCCCCGGGATCGCCGCCGCCCTCCCGGTGCTCGGGACGCTCCTCGTGATCGTCGGTGGATCGTCGACCCACCGGTGGTCCGTGACGACCATTGCGCGCACACGTGCGTCGCTCCTGCTCGGCGATCTCTCCTATTCGCTGTACCTGTGGCACTGGCCGCTCATCGTGGTCGCGCCGTGGGTGCTCGGCGTGCCCGTCGCGCTCGGCGATCCGCTCGGGTGGGCGGTCGCTACGGCACTCCTGGTCATCGCCGTGGTCTTCTCCGCGCTGACGAAACGGTTCGTCGAGGACCCTGTCCGACGAACCCCCGTCCTCGCGCACGCCCGCTCCGCACGAACCGTCCTGCTGGCGGGCGTGGCGACCGCACTCGTGCTCTGCATCCCGACGGCGGGGTTGCTGACCGTCGCCGCCGAGGAACGCACCCTCGCGAGCACCGTGGACACCTACGTCACGGATGGTGAGCCGTGTTTCGGTGCCGATGCGGCCGTGTCGGACTGCACCAATCCGGCGTTGGCGGATGAACTCCTGCCGCCGCTGTCGGTGCGGACCGAGGACACGGGCGACACCTTCCGGTGTTCCGCAGCCGCCGACGCGCCGGACTTCCCCGGCTGCACCTTCGGTTCGGATCGCCCGGACGCCACGCGGGTCGCGCTCACCGGGAACTCGCACGCCACGATGCTCATCCCAGGCCTTGTCGACCAGCTCGAGGCACGCAACTGGCGGCTTGACGTGTACGTCGGCAAGGGCTGCGAGTGGCGGGCACCGGGACCCGACGACTCGGCGGCCTGCGACGCCCGGCGGACGCTCATGCAGGAGGCGTTCACGGGTGGGCGGCCGTACGACATCATCCTGGTGACCTCCAAGAGTCCGGACGAGACCTCGGTGGCCGAACAGGCAGCGATCCGAGGCGCGACGCTCGCCGCGTGGGGACCGGTGCTCGAGCAGGGGACGTCGATCGTGGTGCTGCGGGACAATCCCCGCGTGCCGACCGAAGCCGCGGCCTGCGTCGACCGCGCGAGCGCCGCCGAGCTCATCGCGGGGGCGTGCGCCTTCCCCGTGGCCGAGGCGTACCCGACGTTCGACCTGAACACCGCTACGGCGGCGATGACCGACGGCGCCGTGCCGGTCGTGGATCTCGGCGAGCTGTACTGCGCCGCCGGGACCTGCCCGCTCGCCGTCGGGAACGTGCTCGTCTATCGCGATCTGCACCACATCACGGCCACCTGGTCGCGGACCCTGGGCCCGTTCCTCGTCGACCGCATCCGAGCCGCCACCGCCCGGGGGTGA
- a CDS encoding phosphomevalonate kinase, translating into MIEIKAPGKLFVAGEYAVVEPGHPSILVAVDRCVTVRLEASEHEGRIFSDQYGRAPIIWRRNRNGVVVEHEERPLDHVLSAVSTMETLVAELGVAQRFSALSITSELDDASGRKFGLGSSAAVTTATIRALDEFYQLDLTRTQMLKLAILATIDVAPAASGGDLAASMFGGWLRYTSPDRARLREVRHREGVLAALRDPWAELGLERLSPPTSLRLLVGWTGEPASTTRLVDELQSRKWAETAHYTSFLGASRAAVDALTIGLNDEDPALVLGAVRSARATLAGLGRDAGVDIETAALAQLCDAAERLGGAAKSSGAGGGDCGIAFIGQSVSTAALEDDWSAHGIERLPLTVHPPTGLIDAAHSPWGPSEISRTDDDAVESIRSTYARAFAEQHDVLRGGTEHHA; encoded by the coding sequence ATGATCGAGATCAAGGCGCCCGGCAAGCTCTTCGTGGCCGGCGAGTACGCCGTCGTCGAACCAGGGCACCCCTCCATCCTCGTCGCGGTCGACCGGTGCGTCACCGTCCGACTCGAAGCGAGCGAGCACGAGGGCCGCATCTTCTCCGACCAGTACGGCCGAGCGCCCATCATCTGGCGTCGCAACCGCAACGGGGTCGTCGTCGAGCACGAGGAACGCCCGCTCGACCACGTCCTCTCCGCCGTGAGCACGATGGAGACCCTCGTCGCCGAGCTCGGCGTGGCGCAGCGGTTCTCCGCGCTGTCCATCACCAGCGAGCTCGACGACGCGAGCGGCAGGAAGTTCGGCCTCGGCTCGAGTGCCGCCGTGACGACCGCCACCATCCGCGCCCTCGACGAGTTCTACCAGCTCGACCTCACCCGGACGCAGATGCTCAAGCTCGCGATCCTCGCCACCATCGACGTCGCGCCGGCAGCCTCCGGTGGCGACCTCGCGGCGAGCATGTTCGGCGGCTGGCTCCGCTACACCTCACCCGATCGGGCTCGGCTGCGCGAGGTGCGCCACCGAGAAGGGGTGCTCGCCGCCCTCCGCGACCCCTGGGCCGAGCTGGGACTCGAGCGACTGTCACCGCCGACCTCGCTCCGGCTCCTCGTCGGCTGGACCGGCGAGCCCGCCTCGACCACGCGTCTCGTCGACGAACTGCAGTCCCGCAAATGGGCGGAGACCGCCCACTACACCTCGTTCCTCGGGGCCAGTCGCGCCGCCGTCGACGCCCTCACGATCGGCTTGAACGACGAGGACCCGGCCCTCGTGCTCGGTGCCGTCCGCTCCGCGCGCGCGACGCTCGCCGGTCTCGGACGCGACGCCGGCGTCGACATCGAGACCGCCGCGCTTGCTCAGCTCTGCGACGCCGCCGAGCGTCTCGGCGGGGCGGCCAAGTCGTCCGGTGCCGGTGGTGGCGACTGCGGGATCGCGTTCATCGGCCAGTCCGTCTCCACCGCCGCCCTCGAAGACGACTGGTCGGCGCACGGCATCGAGCGGCTCCCGCTCACGGTGCACCCGCCGACCGGACTCATCGACGCCGCCCACAGCCCGTGGGGGCCGTCGGAGATCAGCCGTACCGACGACGACGCGGTCGAATCCATCAGATCCACCTACGCTCGTGCCTTCGCCGAGCAGCACGACGTCCTCCGGGGCGGAACGGAACACCACGCATGA
- a CDS encoding hydroxymethylglutaryl-CoA reductase, with product MSNEPDGVAPVPLKWIGPLHLSGNVMEGEQEVPLATYESPLWPSVRRGARISSMVPGGIRATLVDERMSRSVLFEVDSAGDALQALREIERSLPELQAVVAQSSHFAELIEINSQIAGNLLFLRLEFRTGDASGHNMVTLAADRLMPYIMERWPMLRYGSISGNFCSDKKATAVNGILGRGKNVVTEMTIPRAIVERFLHTTPEQIVQLNVRKNLVGTILAGGLRSANAHYANMLLAFYLATGQDAANIVEGSQGVTHAEVHDGDLYFSCTLPNLIVGTVGNGKGLGFVEENLTRLGCREDREPGANARRLAVLCAAAVWCGELSLLAAQTNPGELMAAHLKLERSAQTAAGAPA from the coding sequence ATGAGCAACGAACCCGACGGCGTCGCACCGGTCCCACTCAAGTGGATCGGTCCGCTCCACCTGAGCGGCAACGTCATGGAGGGCGAGCAGGAGGTCCCGCTCGCCACCTACGAGAGCCCGCTCTGGCCGTCGGTCCGTCGGGGCGCCCGCATCTCCTCCATGGTCCCCGGCGGCATCCGCGCGACGCTCGTCGACGAGCGGATGAGCCGCTCCGTGCTGTTCGAGGTCGACTCCGCCGGCGACGCCCTGCAGGCGCTCCGCGAGATCGAGCGCAGCCTCCCCGAGCTGCAGGCCGTCGTCGCCCAGTCGAGCCACTTCGCAGAACTCATCGAGATCAACTCGCAGATCGCCGGCAACCTGCTCTTCCTGCGCCTCGAGTTCCGCACGGGTGACGCGTCCGGGCACAACATGGTCACGCTCGCGGCGGACCGTCTCATGCCGTACATCATGGAGCGTTGGCCGATGCTCCGGTACGGCTCGATCTCCGGCAACTTCTGCTCCGACAAGAAGGCGACCGCGGTCAACGGCATCCTGGGTCGTGGCAAGAACGTCGTCACCGAGATGACGATCCCGCGGGCGATCGTCGAGCGGTTCCTGCACACGACGCCCGAGCAGATCGTGCAGCTGAACGTGCGCAAGAACCTCGTCGGGACGATCCTCGCCGGTGGCCTGCGGAGCGCGAACGCCCACTACGCCAACATGTTGCTCGCGTTCTACCTGGCGACCGGCCAGGACGCCGCGAACATCGTCGAGGGCTCGCAGGGCGTCACGCACGCCGAGGTCCACGACGGCGACCTCTACTTCTCCTGCACCCTGCCGAACCTCATCGTCGGCACGGTCGGCAACGGCAAGGGGCTCGGCTTCGTCGAGGAGAACCTCACCCGCCTCGGGTGCCGAGAGGACCGTGAACCCGGCGCCAACGCCCGGCGACTCGCCGTCCTGTGTGCTGCCGCCGTCTGGTGCGGCGAACTGTCACTCCTCGCCGCGCAGACCAACCCCGGTGAGCTCATGGCCGCCCACCTGAAGCTCGAACGTAGCGCGCAGACCGCGGCCGGCGCGCCCGCCTGA
- a CDS encoding VIT1/CCC1 transporter family protein — protein MSTSTADGSAARHEPPSQRELRRWRGYLADERAEAAVYRDLAGRRSGEERDILLALAEAEKRHESHWIALLGDDAGKPQRGDLRTRLLGWLARRFGSVFVLALVQRAESRSPYATERAATERMAADEQIHEEVVRGLAARGRNRLSGTFRAAVFGANDGLVSNLALVIGMSATGVGNGVVLAAGLAGLLAGALSMGAGEYVSVRSQRELLEASSPNPAADDALPHLDVDANELALVYRARGMEVGEAEAHAADVLARVGAGTYEREARAAMEHEAIGTGLGAALSSFCFFASGAVIPVLPYLFGLQGVAALLVAALLVGVALLGTGAVVGLLSGGPPLRRALRQLAIGYGAAAATYVLGLLFGANVG, from the coding sequence ATGAGCACGTCGACCGCGGACGGATCCGCAGCACGCCATGAGCCACCGAGCCAGCGCGAGCTGCGGCGGTGGCGCGGGTACCTCGCCGACGAACGCGCCGAGGCCGCCGTCTACCGGGATCTCGCTGGCCGGCGGAGCGGAGAGGAGCGCGACATCCTGCTCGCGCTCGCCGAGGCCGAGAAACGCCACGAGTCGCACTGGATCGCCCTGCTCGGCGACGACGCCGGCAAGCCACAACGCGGTGACCTGCGGACCCGACTGCTGGGCTGGCTCGCGAGGCGGTTCGGATCCGTCTTCGTCCTGGCGCTCGTCCAGCGAGCGGAGTCGCGCTCGCCCTATGCGACCGAACGGGCGGCCACCGAGCGGATGGCCGCCGACGAGCAGATCCACGAGGAGGTCGTCCGGGGCCTGGCCGCCCGTGGACGCAACCGCCTGTCCGGAACCTTCCGGGCGGCCGTGTTCGGAGCGAACGACGGACTCGTCTCGAACCTCGCTCTCGTCATCGGCATGAGCGCCACCGGGGTCGGCAACGGCGTCGTCCTCGCCGCCGGGCTCGCGGGCCTCCTGGCGGGCGCGCTGTCGATGGGTGCCGGTGAGTACGTCTCGGTCCGGTCGCAGCGCGAGCTGCTCGAGGCGTCCAGCCCCAACCCGGCGGCCGACGACGCCCTCCCCCACCTCGACGTCGACGCGAACGAACTCGCGCTCGTCTACCGGGCCCGTGGCATGGAGGTCGGCGAGGCCGAGGCACACGCCGCGGACGTCCTGGCCCGCGTCGGTGCAGGGACCTACGAGCGCGAGGCCCGTGCGGCGATGGAGCACGAGGCCATCGGGACCGGGCTCGGAGCCGCGCTCTCGAGCTTCTGCTTCTTCGCATCGGGCGCCGTCATCCCGGTCCTGCCCTACCTGTTCGGGCTGCAGGGTGTCGCCGCACTGCTCGTCGCCGCACTCCTGGTCGGGGTGGCCCTGCTCGGAACCGGCGCCGTCGTCGGGCTCCTCTCCGGCGGTCCACCGCTCCGCCGGGCACTGCGACAACTCGCGATCGGATACGGGGCGGCCGCGGCGACCTACGTGCTCGGCCTGCTCTTCGGCGCGAACGTCGGCTGA
- the purE gene encoding 5-(carboxyamino)imidazole ribonucleotide mutase, translating into MPENSAPSLDAPPLVGVVMGSDSDWNVMSDAAQVLREFGVPFEVEVLSAHRTPEKMIAYGKAAHGRGVKVVIAGAGGAAHLPGMLASVTTLPVVGVPVPLSRLDGLDSLLSIVQMPAGVPVATVSIGGAKNAALIAVKILATADDALHQALVAYAEALADSVEEKNRNLKAQL; encoded by the coding sequence ATGCCCGAGAACTCCGCCCCGTCCCTTGACGCCCCGCCGCTCGTCGGCGTCGTGATGGGCTCGGACTCCGACTGGAACGTCATGAGCGATGCGGCGCAGGTGCTCCGCGAATTCGGCGTGCCGTTCGAGGTCGAGGTGCTGTCGGCCCACCGCACGCCCGAGAAGATGATCGCCTACGGCAAGGCCGCCCATGGCCGTGGCGTGAAGGTCGTCATCGCCGGAGCCGGCGGCGCGGCGCACCTTCCTGGGATGCTCGCCTCCGTGACGACCCTGCCGGTCGTCGGCGTCCCGGTGCCGCTCTCCCGCCTCGACGGTCTCGACTCGCTCCTGTCGATCGTGCAGATGCCCGCGGGGGTGCCGGTCGCGACCGTGTCCATCGGCGGCGCGAAGAACGCCGCACTGATCGCCGTCAAGATCCTCGCCACGGCCGACGACGCCCTGCACCAGGCGCTCGTCGCCTACGCCGAAGCCCTCGCCGACTCGGTCGAGGAGAAGAACCGGAACCTCAAAGCGCAGCTATGA
- a CDS encoding hydroxymethylglutaryl-CoA synthase: protein MNTNQTTSPAVGIDDIAFATGANRIDLAELAGRFGVEPAKYYVGLGQSEMSVPAADEDIVTMAAAAAAPIIERHGSDRLRTVLFATESGIDQSKSAGVYVHRLLGLPQAVRVVELKQACYSATAALQFAAALVARNPEETVLVIASDVARYELHSNAEPTQGAGAVAMLVAADPAILELETATGVYTQDVMDFWRPNHSATAIVDGKLSISAYQDAIEGAWADYRSRGGADFSEVDHFCYHQPFTKMAIKAHRHLAKSLGAGRTQEELDAQIEPTTGYNRRIGNSYTASVYLALLALLDGDDDLTGRRIAFLSYGSGAVAECFSGIVRPGYRSALRSDLNRAQLDARTVVDDARYLQLLEDAASADVHDSDRPRETGAPFRFAGVVGDRRQYEPTSA from the coding sequence GTGAACACCAACCAGACCACCAGCCCCGCCGTCGGCATCGACGACATCGCCTTCGCGACCGGTGCGAACCGCATCGACCTCGCCGAGCTCGCGGGGCGCTTCGGCGTCGAGCCCGCCAAGTACTACGTCGGTCTCGGCCAGAGCGAGATGAGCGTCCCGGCCGCCGACGAGGACATCGTGACGATGGCCGCCGCAGCCGCAGCGCCGATCATCGAACGGCACGGCAGCGACCGGCTCCGGACCGTCCTGTTCGCCACCGAGTCCGGGATCGACCAGTCGAAGTCAGCGGGCGTCTATGTGCACCGGCTGCTCGGCCTGCCGCAGGCGGTCCGCGTGGTCGAGCTCAAGCAGGCCTGCTACTCGGCCACCGCGGCGCTGCAGTTCGCGGCTGCACTCGTGGCACGGAACCCCGAGGAGACCGTGCTCGTCATCGCGAGCGACGTCGCGCGGTACGAACTGCATTCCAACGCCGAGCCGACGCAGGGTGCCGGGGCCGTCGCCATGCTCGTTGCCGCCGATCCGGCCATCCTCGAGCTCGAGACCGCGACCGGCGTCTACACGCAGGACGTCATGGACTTCTGGCGCCCGAACCACAGCGCGACGGCGATCGTCGACGGCAAGCTGTCCATCTCCGCCTACCAGGACGCCATCGAGGGGGCCTGGGCGGACTACCGGTCACGCGGCGGAGCGGACTTCTCCGAGGTCGACCACTTCTGCTACCACCAGCCGTTCACGAAGATGGCGATCAAGGCGCACCGGCACCTGGCCAAGTCGCTCGGCGCAGGGCGCACCCAGGAGGAGTTGGACGCACAGATCGAGCCGACGACCGGGTACAACCGCCGGATCGGGAACAGCTACACGGCCTCCGTGTACCTCGCGCTGCTCGCGCTGCTCGACGGTGACGACGACCTCACCGGTCGGCGCATCGCGTTCCTCAGCTACGGATCGGGTGCGGTCGCGGAGTGTTTCAGCGGCATCGTGCGTCCGGGCTACCGCTCGGCTCTGCGGAGCGACCTGAACCGTGCGCAGCTCGATGCGCGGACGGTCGTCGACGACGCCCGCTACCTGCAGCTCCTCGAGGACGCGGCGTCGGCCGACGTCCACGACTCCGACCGTCCGCGCGAGACGGGTGCGCCGTTCCGTTTCGCGGGCGTCGTCGGCGACCGCCGGCAGTACGAGCCCACCTCCGCCTGA